Within Longimicrobium sp., the genomic segment CTGGTTCGCGAAAGGACCGGATTGCACACTGATACCTGGAATCCGGTATCACACAGAGAAACAGAGGAACGGAGAAAAGGCCTCTGCTCCTCTGTTTCTCTGTGTGATCCGATCAAATCATCGTGTCACGGCTTCACGGGCGGGCTGCAGGTGCCGCGGCCGCGGTCGGTGAAGCTGTGGCCGCGCACGGGGACGAACTCCCACTCGTAGCCGTCGCCGTGGAACACCAGGCGCAGCACGCCGTGGGTGCGGTAGTTGGCCGCCTCGCTGTTCGGGGCGAGCTCGCGGAAGGGGTAGGTGGGCGCGCCGCCGGTGCCCACCACGAACTGGCGCACGCCGCGGCGGCGGTCCAGCCGACCGCCGGGGGCCTGCGGGGCGAAGCGCTCGTAGCTGTGCTCGTGGCCGGAGAGCAGCACGTCCACCCCGCCGTCGTACAGCACCCGGAACACCTCCTGCACCCGGCGCGCCGCCCCGTGCTTCCCCGAGCTGAACGCGGGGTGGTGCATGTAGGCCAGCGCGCAGCGCGTGGGGTGCGCGCGCAGGTCGCGGCGCAGCCACTCCAGCTGCTCGGAGCCCTCTTCCATCGGCTCCTCGCTGTTCAGGGCCACCACGTGCCAGCCGTCGACCTCGAAGCTGTACCACCCCTTGCCGCGCTGGCCGGCCCGGTCGCCGAAGTAGGTCCAGTACCCCTCGCCGTCGGTGCGGTACTCGTGGTTCCCCGGGACGGGGCGGGTGCGGTCGCGGTGGCGCCCCCAGGTGGGCCCGTAGCAGCGCGCGAACTGCTGCGGGGTGCCGTTCTGGTACGCCAGGTCGCCCACGGCCAGCACCACGCCGTCGATGCGGTCCAGCAGCCGCGCCGTGGCCTCGTCGGCGCGCCACCAGCACGAGGCGATGTCGCCCGCGGCCACCACCGAGGTGCGCGGGCCGGCGCCGCGGTCGCCGCCGCACGCGGTGAGCGGGAGCAGGAGGAGCGAGAGGAGACGGGTACGCTTCACGGGGAGTGCGGGCACGGGTGATCGGATGCGGCTGGGCGGATTCGGGAGGGAAGATACGGGCCGGGCGTGCGAAAAGCTTCACCGCCGGTCAGATTGGTGTCGTCCACGCGCGCCCGCGTCCCGGCGGGGCGCGGCGCCGACGCGACCCGGACCGAGACCGCCCGAGCGATGTGCCTGATCCTGTTCGCCTGGGACGCCCACCCGCGCTGGAAGCTGGTGGTGGGCGCCAACCGCGACGAGTTCTTCGCGCGCCCCACCGCGCCGGCGGCGTTCTGGGACGACGCGCCCGACGTGCTGGCCGGGCGCGACCTGCGCGAGGGCGGCACCTGGCTGGGGGTGACGCGCTCGGGCCGCTTCGCCGCGGTGACCAACTTCCGCGAGCCGGAGAAGTACCGGGTGGGCGCCCCGTCGCGGGGGCACCTGGTCGCCAACTTCCTGCGGAGCCGGGCGCGGCCGACGGGGTTCGCGGGCGGGCTGGTGCGCGTGGCGGGCGACTTCAACGGCTTCAACCTGCTGATGGCCGACCGCGGGCAGCTGGTGTGGTTCTCCAACCGCGCCGACGACGCGTACGAGCTGGACGGCGGCGTCTACGGGCTCAGCAACCACCTGCTGGACACGCCGTGGCCCAAGGTGGCGCGCGGAAAGGAGGACCTGCGGCGGGCGCTGGAGGGGCCCGAGGAGGAGCTGGAGGGGCGCCTGTTCGCCTCGCTCGCCCTGCGCGACCCAGCGCCCGACGACACGCTGCCCAGCACGGGCGTGGGGCTGGAGCGCGAGCGGGCGCTCTCGGCGTCGTTCATCGTCACCCCCGAGTACGGCACCCGCGCCTCCACGGTGCTGCTCGTGGGCCGCGACGGCGAGGTCTCCTTCACCGAGCGTACGACGGTGCCGGGGGAGGACCGCTGGACGGAGGTGCGGCACGCGTTCCGGCTGGACGACCCGTAGGCCTGCCTCGCCGGAGGCCCTCACCCGCCGCCTTAGAGCGGCAACCCTCTCCCAACTTCGGGAGAGGGTGGACTTTACGGTGCGGTGCGGGGGCGAGGTGATGCCGGCTGTAACCTGTTCCCTGTCCCCTGTTCCCTGACGTTGCGTGAGGGATGCGCGCCCGGAGGGCCGGGACGCCGCCGCCACAGGGGTATCGTGGCGGCGGTGGCCCGGCGCGGTTGGGCACAGTCGTATCGTGCCCTACCGCGCGCGCAGCCCGGCCCGGAGCGCAGCGGAGGGACACGCCCAAACCCGCAGTTCGCAGTTCAAGGGTCAGGGAGAACGCCCCGCGACCTCGCGCAGCCTGGCGGCGGTCTCGGGGGTGAGCGAGGCGGCCTCTCGCAGGTTGTTGGCGCGCTGGAAGGCCTTGAGCGGGACGATCACCTCTTCGTCGAAGGCGCAGAACTGGGCCGTGGTG encodes:
- a CDS encoding metallophosphoesterase, with product MKRTRLLSLLLLPLTACGGDRGAGPRTSVVAAGDIASCWWRADEATARLLDRIDGVVLAVGDLAYQNGTPQQFARCYGPTWGRHRDRTRPVPGNHEYRTDGEGYWTYFGDRAGQRGKGWYSFEVDGWHVVALNSEEPMEEGSEQLEWLRRDLRAHPTRCALAYMHHPAFSSGKHGAARRVQEVFRVLYDGGVDVLLSGHEHSYERFAPQAPGGRLDRRRGVRQFVVGTGGAPTYPFRELAPNSEAANYRTHGVLRLVFHGDGYEWEFVPVRGHSFTDRGRGTCSPPVKP
- a CDS encoding NRDE family protein, whose protein sequence is MCLILFAWDAHPRWKLVVGANRDEFFARPTAPAAFWDDAPDVLAGRDLREGGTWLGVTRSGRFAAVTNFREPEKYRVGAPSRGHLVANFLRSRARPTGFAGGLVRVAGDFNGFNLLMADRGQLVWFSNRADDAYELDGGVYGLSNHLLDTPWPKVARGKEDLRRALEGPEEELEGRLFASLALRDPAPDDTLPSTGVGLERERALSASFIVTPEYGTRASTVLLVGRDGEVSFTERTTVPGEDRWTEVRHAFRLDDP